One genomic window of uncultured delta proteobacterium includes the following:
- a CDS encoding TPR domain protein, with amino-acid sequence MSQDIVSIRGKIKQVHSALRQGKPVPAVQAVIGTLRLMLSTPLMKGERDEFGGLVRDALDHINSDPGIRKIYPLALSYVPGEEKKLFEDMHELLEVLKEETMSEVEELAKAMAAKKEAALVKGQEHLDNKDYDSARSVFTSITGEFPDDSHLQGAIGEKYLNAGLYEDAASSFAEAVNLDPNALHNYNRLAIALRKLGRFDVAEEYYMRALPLAPEDPNLLFNIGRLYLEWQQWGKAVEFGEKAHAVNPAFAEAEKLANFARKRMQ; translated from the coding sequence ATGTCACAGGATATCGTCTCGATACGCGGCAAGATCAAACAGGTGCATTCGGCGCTGCGGCAGGGAAAGCCCGTTCCGGCGGTGCAGGCGGTTATCGGGACGCTCCGGCTCATGCTGTCCACTCCCCTCATGAAGGGCGAGCGCGACGAATTCGGCGGTCTGGTGCGGGATGCTCTCGACCATATCAACAGCGACCCCGGTATCCGGAAGATATATCCCCTGGCCCTGTCCTACGTTCCGGGCGAGGAGAAGAAACTGTTCGAGGATATGCATGAACTGCTCGAAGTGCTGAAAGAGGAAACCATGTCCGAGGTGGAGGAACTCGCCAAGGCCATGGCCGCCAAGAAGGAAGCCGCGCTGGTCAAGGGCCAGGAACACCTGGACAACAAGGACTACGACAGCGCCCGCTCGGTCTTCACATCCATTACCGGCGAATTCCCGGACGACAGCCACCTGCAGGGCGCGATCGGCGAAAAATACCTGAACGCCGGGTTGTACGAAGACGCGGCCAGCAGCTTTGCCGAGGCCGTCAACCTTGACCCGAACGCCCTGCACAACTACAACCGCCTGGCCATCGCGCTCCGCAAGCTGGGCCGGTTCGACGTCGCCGAGGAATATTACATGCGGGCGCTGCCCCTTGCGCCGGAAGACCCCAATCTTCTTTTCAACATCGGCCGCCTGTACCTGGAATGGCAACAATGGGGCAAGGCCGTGGAGTTCGGGGAAAAAGCCCACGCGGTGAACCCCGCCTTCGCGGAAGCCGAGAAGCTCGCCAATTTCGCGCGCAAACGCATGCAGTAA
- a CDS encoding Phosphoglycerate mutase has translation MTSLELPQPGKKACLVLVGLPARGKSTLALRLRDGLEAEGVKTRIFNNGVLRRVHYGEASSEPWFYDPHNAEGNKARDELSRMNMRAARQFLDEGGHVAILDATNASRERRSMLEEQLQGIPVLYIECVNEDKDLVAASIQRKVRLPEFARMSRDEATRRFEQRIEYYASIYVPLCKEANFVRLDTLGSRILKEQLTFVVPYYVRIRDIMVSDWVNNLYLVRHGESAYNLENRIGGNAPLTERGLAQAQALADYFRDKPVPYIFTSAKSRSMQYATPLIADHPDSVLMALPELDEIDAGICEGMTYEEIRRKYPEEFAARARDKYNYVYPEGEGYVTMHERVNRGFRKALFLSGAAPGTLIIGHQAVNRVILSLFLYRRLADVPYIYVPQDKYYHIVATHHKKLFELVRFMGRET, from the coding sequence ATGACAAGCCTGGAACTGCCGCAGCCCGGCAAAAAGGCGTGCCTCGTTCTGGTGGGGCTTCCGGCCAGGGGCAAATCCACCCTGGCGCTCCGCCTGCGCGACGGCCTGGAGGCCGAAGGCGTCAAAACGCGCATCTTCAATAACGGCGTGCTCCGCCGCGTGCATTACGGGGAAGCCTCGTCCGAACCGTGGTTTTACGACCCGCACAACGCGGAAGGCAACAAGGCACGGGACGAACTTTCCCGCATGAACATGCGGGCCGCCCGCCAGTTTCTGGACGAAGGCGGCCACGTGGCCATTCTTGACGCCACCAACGCCAGCCGCGAGCGGCGGAGCATGCTTGAGGAGCAGCTCCAGGGCATCCCGGTCCTCTACATCGAATGCGTGAACGAGGACAAAGACCTTGTGGCGGCGAGCATCCAGCGCAAGGTGCGCCTGCCGGAGTTCGCCCGCATGTCGCGGGACGAAGCCACGAGACGGTTCGAACAGCGGATAGAATATTACGCGTCCATTTACGTGCCGCTCTGCAAAGAAGCCAACTTCGTGCGGCTGGATACCCTGGGCAGCAGGATCCTCAAGGAGCAGCTGACCTTCGTGGTGCCGTACTACGTGCGCATCCGCGACATCATGGTCTCCGACTGGGTCAACAACCTGTACCTCGTGCGGCACGGGGAGAGCGCCTATAACCTCGAAAACCGCATCGGCGGCAACGCGCCCCTGACGGAAAGAGGTCTCGCCCAGGCGCAGGCCCTGGCCGATTACTTCCGGGACAAGCCCGTGCCGTACATCTTCACTTCGGCGAAGAGCCGCTCCATGCAGTATGCGACGCCGCTCATCGCGGACCATCCGGACAGCGTGCTCATGGCCTTGCCGGAACTGGACGAAATCGACGCGGGCATATGCGAGGGCATGACCTACGAGGAAATACGCCGTAAATACCCCGAGGAGTTCGCAGCCCGCGCGCGGGACAAATACAACTATGTGTATCCCGAGGGGGAAGGCTACGTCACCATGCACGAGCGGGTGAACCGGGGGTTCCGCAAAGCGTTGTTTCTCTCCGGCGCGGCGCCGGGAACGCTTATCATCGGGCATCAGGCCGTGAACCGGGTTATTCTTTCGCTTTTTCTGTACCGCCGCCTTGCGGACGTTCCGTATATTTATGTGCCGCAGGACAAATATTACCATATTGTCGCAACGCACCATAAAAAGCTGTTCGAGCTGGTGCGCTTCATGGGGCGTGAAACATAA
- the rnhA gene encoding ribonuclease HI, degrades RNA of DNA-RNA hybrids (Evidence 2a : Function of homologous gene experimentally demonstrated in an other organism; PubMedId : 1311386, 1646006, 1698262, 2169648, 2171503, 3023634, 6296074, 6316347, 8381958, 8408067, 8527428, 8931125; Product type e : enzyme), with protein MTGAGKKLVHAFTDGSCLGNPGPGGWAAILKFNVAEKVLTGGYARTTNNRMEIMAALFALEALKEPCKVVLFTDSRYLCDAVEKHWLRSWRKNGWKTAAKKPVKNRDLWERLSPLLERHAVTFHWLEGHAGHPQNERADALAREAASKPSLPADSGFGGE; from the coding sequence ATGACGGGGGCGGGAAAAAAACTGGTGCATGCGTTCACGGATGGTTCGTGCCTGGGCAACCCCGGCCCCGGGGGCTGGGCGGCCATCCTCAAGTTCAACGTCGCGGAAAAGGTCCTGACGGGCGGGTATGCGCGCACCACCAACAACCGCATGGAGATCATGGCCGCGCTCTTCGCCCTTGAGGCGCTGAAAGAACCGTGCAAGGTCGTTCTGTTCACGGATTCGCGTTACCTCTGCGACGCGGTGGAAAAGCACTGGCTCAGATCCTGGCGGAAAAACGGCTGGAAAACAGCGGCCAAAAAACCCGTCAAAAACCGCGATCTCTGGGAGCGGCTTTCCCCCCTGCTCGAGCGCCACGCGGTGACCTTCCACTGGCTGGAAGGCCACGCCGGGCACCCGCAGAACGAGCGGGCGGACGCCCTGGCGCGGGAAGCGGCGTCAAAACCCTCCCTGCCGGCGGACAGCGGGTTTGGCGGAGAATAA
- a CDS encoding putative membrane protein (Evidence 3 : Function proposed based on presence of conserved amino acid motif, structural feature or limited homology), which yields METVLAAPLVAGLVLPLCRLVAVMAVGLVIAQALETFGWTAYIARLAAPLVRLAHLSPASGAAFSLSFASPSAANAILAEGLAGGGLSRKELVIANVINSTPAFLVHLPSLLAMAYSFLGAHAFAYVGLVFAAAAVRTWGAVLAGRFLLDPPAVGNGATPAASRQGTLQSMIARFRKRLAKVCLFTIPVYCVIFILQKGGLFTAVESFLAAHAGALFFLHPASLGVVVLFVAAESSAAFAAAAALLHGGTLLPEQAVTALLIGNILSSPMRAFRHQLPSYAGFYSPATALLLVGVNQSLRAATLVLAVAAYSFWAI from the coding sequence GTGGAAACGGTTCTCGCCGCGCCCCTTGTCGCGGGCCTTGTTCTGCCGCTGTGCCGGCTGGTGGCGGTCATGGCCGTCGGCCTCGTCATCGCCCAGGCGCTGGAAACCTTCGGCTGGACGGCGTATATCGCCAGGCTCGCCGCGCCTCTCGTGCGGCTTGCGCACCTTTCCCCCGCGTCCGGCGCGGCCTTCTCCCTTTCGTTCGCCTCGCCCTCGGCGGCCAACGCCATCCTGGCGGAAGGCCTGGCCGGGGGCGGCCTCTCCAGGAAAGAACTGGTCATCGCCAACGTCATCAACAGCACGCCCGCCTTTTTGGTGCATCTGCCGTCCCTGCTGGCCATGGCCTATTCCTTTCTGGGCGCGCACGCCTTTGCCTATGTGGGCCTCGTGTTCGCCGCCGCCGCGGTCCGCACCTGGGGGGCCGTGCTCGCCGGGCGTTTTTTGCTCGATCCGCCCGCCGTGGGCAATGGCGCCACACCCGCCGCCTCCCGGCAGGGAACGCTGCAATCCATGATCGCCCGGTTCCGGAAGCGGCTGGCCAAAGTGTGCCTTTTCACCATCCCGGTCTATTGCGTGATTTTTATTCTACAAAAAGGCGGGTTGTTCACCGCCGTGGAATCGTTTTTAGCGGCTCACGCGGGTGCGCTCTTTTTCCTGCATCCCGCGTCGCTCGGCGTCGTCGTCCTGTTCGTGGCGGCGGAAAGCAGCGCGGCCTTTGCCGCCGCCGCCGCTCTCCTGCACGGCGGAACCCTGTTGCCGGAGCAGGCCGTGACGGCCCTTCTGATCGGCAATATCCTGTCCTCCCCCATGCGGGCCTTCCGCCACCAGCTGCCGTCCTATGCCGGGTTTTATTCCCCCGCCACGGCGCTGCTGCTCGTCGGCGTAAACCAGTCCCTGCGCGCCGCCACGCTCGTCCTGGCCGTGGCCGCGTATTCCTTTTGGGCGATATAA
- the malQ gene encoding 4-alpha-glucanotransferase, with translation MRLRVSGVLLHISSLPSRYGIGDFGPEAHNFARLLARTGQTIWQFLPLNPTSPGIGNSPYSSPSAFAGSTLFISPELLLEEGFVTQGDIDAANAETFFFHDGASATRVDYDRAHRQRDALLRRAFANSAEALKTDDSFAAFVEENSYWLEDYARFATIKAAHNGAGWTTWPEKLARRDGAALAEWDAREREAMQRERFCQYLFYRQWGRLRKTCFRLGVRLVGDVPIYVTHDSADVWANTRFFRLNEAGSPMVVAGVPPDYFSPTGQRWGNPLYDWDALAENNFLWWTRRLMHNLGMFDCIRLDHFRGFAGYWEVPAAEKTAMNGRWVEAPGYALFSALARRLVSLPIIAEDLGVITPDVRELQRQLGFPGMAVLQFGFGGNLLENPHAPFMHHRDQVVYTGTHDNAPTKGWFREGASWEEKNALSGYTGQAVTEENVAAVMTRLALASVAEMVVVPAQDLLGLGMEGRMNTPSTTEGNWCWRLAPGQLSDASMAWFMENTTFFGRNAGIRKEV, from the coding sequence ATGCGATTGAGGGTTAGCGGGGTTTTACTGCATATCTCGTCGTTGCCGTCCCGGTACGGCATCGGCGACTTCGGGCCGGAGGCCCATAATTTCGCGCGGCTTCTCGCGCGCACGGGCCAGACCATCTGGCAGTTTCTGCCGCTCAACCCCACCTCGCCGGGCATCGGCAATTCGCCCTATTCGAGCCCTTCGGCGTTCGCGGGCAGCACGCTGTTCATCAGCCCGGAACTGCTGCTTGAGGAAGGATTCGTCACCCAGGGGGACATAGACGCCGCCAACGCGGAAACCTTTTTTTTCCATGACGGCGCGAGCGCGACCCGCGTGGATTACGACCGCGCGCACCGCCAGCGGGACGCGCTCCTGCGCAGAGCCTTCGCGAATAGCGCCGAAGCCCTGAAAACGGACGATTCCTTTGCTGCCTTTGTGGAGGAGAACAGCTACTGGCTGGAGGATTACGCCCGGTTCGCCACCATCAAGGCCGCCCATAACGGCGCGGGCTGGACGACCTGGCCGGAAAAGCTGGCCCGCAGAGACGGCGCCGCGCTGGCGGAATGGGACGCGCGCGAACGCGAGGCCATGCAGCGCGAACGGTTTTGCCAGTATCTTTTCTACCGCCAATGGGGGCGGCTGCGGAAAACCTGCTTCAGGCTCGGCGTGCGCCTTGTGGGGGACGTGCCCATTTACGTCACCCACGATTCCGCGGACGTCTGGGCCAACACCCGGTTTTTCCGGCTGAACGAGGCAGGCTCCCCCATGGTGGTGGCCGGGGTGCCGCCGGATTATTTCAGCCCCACGGGCCAGCGCTGGGGCAACCCGTTGTATGACTGGGACGCGCTGGCGGAGAATAATTTCCTCTGGTGGACGCGGCGGCTGATGCACAACCTCGGCATGTTCGACTGCATCCGCCTGGACCATTTCCGGGGGTTCGCGGGGTACTGGGAAGTGCCTGCCGCGGAAAAGACCGCCATGAACGGCCGGTGGGTGGAGGCGCCCGGCTACGCCCTGTTTTCCGCGCTGGCGCGGCGGCTTGTCAGTTTGCCCATTATTGCCGAGGATCTGGGAGTCATCACGCCGGACGTGCGGGAACTGCAGCGGCAGCTGGGGTTCCCGGGCATGGCCGTGCTCCAGTTCGGGTTCGGCGGGAATTTGCTGGAAAATCCGCACGCGCCGTTCATGCATCACCGCGATCAGGTGGTGTATACCGGCACCCACGACAACGCGCCGACAAAGGGCTGGTTCCGGGAAGGCGCTTCCTGGGAAGAGAAAAACGCGCTCTCGGGCTATACGGGCCAAGCGGTGACGGAAGAGAACGTGGCCGCCGTCATGACCCGCCTGGCCCTGGCCAGCGTGGCGGAAATGGTCGTCGTCCCGGCCCAGGATCTCCTGGGTTTGGGGATGGAAGGACGCATGAACACACCCTCGACCACGGAAGGCAACTGGTGCTGGCGGCTCGCGCCGGGCCAGCTTTCCGATGCATCCATGGCCTGGTTCATGGAAAATACCACGTTTTTCGGCAGGAATGCCGGGATACGCAAAGAGGTGTAA
- a CDS encoding Signal peptide peptidase SppA, 36K type: MNQYPYAKQPFRKRRPKLFFVLLSILVLILVWACLAAWRVLDEKGTFSGPRLGLVTVEGFIGDGERTIAWIEKLRKNPSVAGVLVRINSPGGAVGPSQEIHMAVKRLAGVKPVVVSMGPIATSGGYYIAVAGKEIFAGPSTLTGSIGVRLQVTTVQNLMERIGVSSESLTTGKYKASGSPFKELTAEERAYLQTLLDDMQDQFVEAVATGRNLSKDAVTALADGRSLTGRQALEAKLVDRLGDREAAVARLAGLCNIEGEPTILAEPEKPRPWWQRLLQAAVDLSVEQSAEPARYQFVY, encoded by the coding sequence ATGAACCAATATCCCTATGCCAAACAGCCGTTCCGGAAACGGCGGCCCAAACTCTTTTTTGTCCTGCTGTCCATTCTTGTCCTGATTCTGGTCTGGGCCTGTCTGGCCGCCTGGCGCGTTCTGGACGAGAAAGGAACCTTCTCCGGCCCGCGCCTGGGGCTGGTCACGGTGGAAGGTTTCATCGGCGATGGCGAGCGCACCATCGCCTGGATCGAGAAGCTGCGCAAAAACCCGTCCGTGGCCGGCGTGCTGGTGCGGATCAATTCGCCGGGCGGGGCCGTCGGGCCGTCCCAGGAAATCCACATGGCCGTCAAACGCTTGGCCGGGGTCAAGCCTGTGGTTGTCTCCATGGGGCCCATCGCCACGTCCGGCGGGTATTACATCGCGGTGGCGGGCAAGGAAATTTTCGCCGGTCCCTCGACGCTCACGGGCAGCATCGGCGTGCGGCTGCAAGTGACCACCGTGCAGAACCTCATGGAGCGCATCGGCGTCTCCAGCGAAAGCCTGACCACCGGGAAATACAAGGCCTCCGGGTCGCCCTTCAAGGAGCTGACGGCCGAGGAGCGGGCCTATCTGCAAACCTTGCTCGACGACATGCAGGACCAGTTCGTGGAGGCCGTCGCTACGGGCCGCAACTTGTCCAAGGACGCCGTAACGGCTCTTGCCGACGGCCGCTCCCTGACGGGCCGTCAGGCCCTGGAGGCCAAACTCGTGGACCGGCTGGGCGACCGCGAGGCCGCCGTCGCGCGCCTCGCCGGACTCTGCAACATCGAGGGGGAACCCACGATCCTGGCCGAGCCGGAAAAGCCGCGGCCGTGGTGGCAGCGGCTGCTCCAGGCGGCCGTGGACCTCAGCGTGGAACAATCCGCCGAGCCCGCCAGGTACCAGTTTGTGTATTGA
- a CDS encoding PilZ domain protein, with product MTQELQKPQEKPHRTKGDKLELAIGTRMAVTLDTTQQGPEGRIAADLVGMVHFEYLILRLPWVPGLRSRLVGGASVTVRFVSNGELCGFQSPVITHIPKPSLLLFLEYPDVIEKMALRQHKRVQCALPVQLHSRRGDAHGVIADLSRSGCRMAVDVRGQQSLRQTVVEDVIVLRVPLNSEGLPLTVTCTVRSVSFDANRMQVGLSFSEADTEFWNTLEAFLTTAYLLA from the coding sequence ATGACGCAGGAATTACAGAAACCGCAGGAAAAGCCCCATCGCACGAAGGGGGACAAGCTCGAGCTGGCAATCGGCACGCGCATGGCCGTGACGCTTGACACCACGCAGCAGGGTCCCGAAGGGCGCATCGCCGCCGACCTCGTGGGCATGGTGCATTTTGAGTACCTTATTCTGCGTCTGCCGTGGGTGCCCGGGTTGCGCTCCCGCCTTGTCGGGGGGGCTTCGGTGACGGTGCGGTTCGTCAGCAACGGCGAGTTGTGCGGGTTCCAGTCCCCCGTCATCACCCACATCCCCAAACCGTCCCTTCTGCTGTTCCTGGAATACCCCGATGTGATTGAAAAAATGGCCCTGCGTCAGCACAAGCGCGTCCAGTGCGCGCTGCCCGTGCAGCTGCACTCCCGGCGCGGCGACGCCCACGGCGTCATCGCGGATCTTTCCCGCAGCGGCTGCCGCATGGCCGTTGACGTTCGCGGGCAGCAAAGCCTGCGGCAGACGGTGGTGGAAGACGTCATCGTGCTGCGCGTTCCCCTGAATTCCGAAGGGTTGCCCCTCACGGTGACCTGTACCGTGCGCAGCGTTTCCTTTGACGCGAACCGCATGCAGGTCGGCCTGTCCTTCTCCGAGGCGGACACCGAGTTCTGGAACACCCTGGAAGCGTTTCTGACCACCGCGTACCTCCTGGCTTAG
- a CDS encoding conserved hypothetical protein (Evidence 4 : Homologs of previously reported genes of unknown function), giving the protein MDSLVHDPEKNRALTQYHAKRNRCFAGWLWSQRFFMTPPFSPELLVPAGDMEKFRTAVLYGADAVYLGGTSGNLRAASKGFTPAELRDAVSLAAVKNVKIYYCLNALPFERDMAAMPEAVETAAEAGVHAFIVADPGVLSLVQRYAEGVPAHISTQANTTNAGAVRFWTDAGASRVVLARELPHREIRAIRAQLPETELEVFVHGAMCLAVSGQCLLSAWLNNRPANLGRCTQPCRFEYRATDAAFSLTLEEALRPGQALWDIQQNENFAALFAPDDLCLLPFLPWFIKNRINALKIEGRTKGAAYVAHVTDAYRAALDAAAASLASGTAFPFRSFLPDLARTASRPLSTGFFLHKRRAVTGVAAPRPLLAKILEPLNSDNTAWAVTVLGKWDEARPAEIMLPGMRRPVMAPGTYALENHRGERAGSAASGTRAVLYTDVPGVVPGVFIREIV; this is encoded by the coding sequence ATGGACTCTTTGGTCCATGACCCGGAGAAAAATCGTGCGCTGACGCAGTATCACGCCAAAAGGAACCGCTGTTTTGCCGGCTGGCTCTGGTCACAAAGGTTTTTTATGACACCCCCTTTCTCTCCTGAACTGCTCGTGCCCGCGGGCGACATGGAAAAATTCCGGACTGCGGTCTTGTACGGCGCGGACGCGGTGTACCTCGGCGGGACGTCCGGCAACCTGCGCGCGGCAAGCAAAGGGTTTACCCCGGCGGAACTGCGCGACGCCGTTTCTCTGGCGGCCGTGAAAAACGTCAAAATATACTACTGTCTGAACGCGCTCCCGTTCGAGCGGGATATGGCGGCCATGCCGGAGGCTGTGGAAACGGCGGCGGAAGCGGGGGTTCACGCGTTCATCGTGGCTGATCCGGGCGTTCTCTCCCTCGTGCAACGGTACGCGGAAGGCGTTCCCGCGCACATATCGACCCAGGCCAATACCACCAATGCCGGGGCCGTCCGCTTCTGGACGGACGCGGGCGCCTCGCGCGTCGTGCTGGCGCGGGAGCTGCCGCACCGGGAAATCCGCGCCATCCGGGCCCAGCTGCCGGAAACGGAACTGGAAGTGTTCGTCCACGGGGCCATGTGTCTGGCGGTTTCCGGCCAGTGTCTGCTTTCCGCCTGGCTGAACAACCGGCCCGCCAACCTCGGCCGCTGCACCCAGCCCTGCCGCTTCGAATACAGGGCAACCGATGCCGCGTTCTCCCTCACCCTGGAGGAAGCCCTGCGGCCCGGCCAGGCCCTCTGGGACATCCAGCAAAACGAAAATTTCGCGGCCCTGTTCGCGCCGGACGATCTTTGTCTTCTGCCGTTCCTGCCCTGGTTTATCAAAAACCGGATCAACGCCTTGAAAATCGAAGGCAGGACCAAGGGAGCCGCCTACGTGGCCCACGTCACGGACGCCTACCGCGCGGCCCTCGATGCTGCCGCCGCATCCCTCGCATCCGGCACCGCGTTCCCGTTCCGCTCGTTTCTGCCCGATCTCGCGCGCACGGCCTCCCGGCCTCTGTCCACGGGGTTTTTCCTCCACAAGAGGCGCGCCGTAACCGGTGTTGCCGCGCCACGTCCCCTCCTTGCCAAAATCCTGGAGCCGCTGAACAGCGACAATACCGCCTGGGCCGTGACCGTGCTCGGCAAATGGGACGAGGCGCGTCCGGCGGAAATCATGCTGCCCGGCATGCGGCGGCCCGTCATGGCCCCGGGAACCTACGCCCTGGAAAACCACCGGGGCGAACGCGCCGGGAGCGCCGCGTCCGGGACGCGGGCCGTGCTCTATACCGATGTGCCGGGAGTCGTGCCCGGAGTCTTTATACGGGAAATTGTTTAA
- a CDS encoding conserved membrane hypothetical protein (Evidence 4 : Homologs of previously reported genes of unknown function): MYTGLMLLVALLLVVLNGLFVAAEFSFVKVRKTKMELLAEEGMRSARLALFGVRNLDAYLSVCQLGITLSSLGLGWLGEPAVAGLLRPLFDLAGLGNPALVTSLSIAVGFTLITFLHVVFGELIPKSISIQKAETTVLLLALPMRIFYVVCFPIVSVMNGISNFFLHLAGFSSASEAEQTHSPEELRMLIVDSSREGQLEESEGRMLGNIFSFYKKMAKDIMVHRMDVSALDVAEGVEGAKVMARASGHTRFPLYEESRDNIIGFIHAKDLLQLESGADLRTILREPLYAYETVHLDRLLKQMQDKRQQFCVVVDEYGLWQGVITMEDVMEAIVGDIQDEFDNEEPDFTPQSDGSYLVNADLSLEELGAYLEFPCHNRDINMYKILAAHVIDTLGRIPVIGDTIALCGLRVSVAEMEGNRIRKVRVERLYDGDEGAQDGG, encoded by the coding sequence GTGTACACCGGCCTCATGTTGCTCGTGGCGCTGCTGCTGGTTGTTCTGAACGGCCTTTTCGTCGCGGCGGAGTTTTCGTTTGTCAAGGTGCGCAAGACCAAAATGGAGCTTCTTGCGGAAGAGGGCATGCGCAGCGCGAGGCTCGCGCTTTTCGGCGTACGGAATCTTGACGCGTATCTTTCGGTCTGCCAGCTCGGCATCACCTTATCCAGCCTGGGGCTCGGCTGGCTCGGCGAACCGGCGGTGGCGGGCCTGCTTCGCCCTCTGTTCGACCTCGCGGGGCTGGGTAACCCGGCTCTTGTCACCTCCCTTTCCATCGCCGTCGGCTTTACGCTGATAACCTTTCTGCACGTGGTGTTCGGGGAGCTGATTCCCAAATCCATCTCCATCCAGAAGGCCGAGACCACGGTGCTGCTGCTGGCCCTGCCCATGCGGATTTTTTACGTGGTCTGTTTTCCCATCGTCTCGGTCATGAACGGCATTTCCAACTTTTTTCTGCACCTCGCCGGGTTTTCCTCGGCGTCGGAGGCGGAGCAGACCCATTCCCCGGAAGAGCTGCGCATGCTGATCGTGGACTCCAGCCGCGAGGGCCAGCTTGAGGAATCCGAAGGCCGGATGCTCGGCAACATTTTCAGTTTCTACAAAAAAATGGCCAAGGACATCATGGTCCACCGCATGGACGTTTCCGCCCTGGACGTGGCGGAGGGCGTGGAAGGCGCCAAGGTCATGGCGCGGGCCAGCGGCCATACCCGGTTCCCGCTGTATGAGGAAAGCCGCGACAACATCATCGGGTTCATCCATGCCAAGGATCTGCTGCAACTGGAGAGCGGCGCGGATTTGCGCACTATTCTGCGCGAGCCGCTGTACGCGTATGAAACGGTCCACCTGGACCGGCTTTTGAAACAGATGCAGGACAAACGCCAGCAGTTCTGCGTGGTGGTGGACGAGTACGGCCTGTGGCAGGGCGTCATCACCATGGAAGACGTCATGGAAGCCATCGTCGGGGATATTCAGGACGAATTCGACAACGAGGAGCCGGACTTCACGCCCCAATCCGACGGCAGCTACCTCGTCAACGCCGACCTGTCCCTTGAGGAGCTCGGCGCGTACCTGGAATTTCCCTGCCACAACAGAGACATCAACATGTACAAGATCCTGGCCGCCCACGTCATCGACACCCTGGGCCGCATCCCGGTCATCGGCGATACCATCGCGCTGTGCGGTCTGCGGGTCTCCGTGGCCGAGATGGAAGGAAACCGCATCCGCAAGGTGCGGGTGGAGCGGCTGTATGACGGCGACGAAGGCGCGCAGGACGGCGGGTGA
- the kdsB gene encoding 3-deoxy-manno-octulosonate cytidylyltransferase, with product MAFPSCYGFIPARYDSTRFPGKPLADILGKPMFWHVWSRASRCERFASVHLCTDDARIMDAAAALGVPCLMTRGDHANGSSRVFEAATALRLPDDAVVVNIQGDEPALDPAMLDALTAPFADDAVAAATLACPMERDEALLPDRVKVVCDTKGNALYFSRAAIPFERYAAKVSPYFLHVGIYAYRMRVLAAYTALPQTPLEAMESLEQLRFLENGIPMRVAVTNHRSHGVDSPEDLERILPLMAGQ from the coding sequence ATGGCGTTTCCTTCCTGCTATGGCTTTATACCCGCGCGGTACGACTCCACCCGTTTTCCCGGCAAGCCCCTTGCGGATATCCTGGGCAAGCCCATGTTCTGGCACGTGTGGAGCCGGGCCTCGCGCTGCGAACGGTTCGCAAGCGTGCACCTGTGCACGGACGATGCGCGCATCATGGATGCCGCGGCCGCCCTCGGCGTGCCCTGCCTCATGACGCGGGGCGATCACGCCAACGGCTCCTCCCGGGTGTTTGAAGCGGCCACGGCCCTGAGGCTTCCCGATGACGCCGTCGTGGTCAATATCCAGGGCGACGAGCCTGCCCTTGACCCGGCCATGCTCGACGCGCTTACCGCGCCGTTCGCGGATGACGCCGTCGCGGCGGCGACGCTGGCCTGCCCCATGGAGCGTGATGAAGCGCTTCTGCCGGACAGGGTCAAGGTCGTTTGCGACACGAAGGGCAACGCCCTGTATTTTTCACGGGCCGCCATTCCGTTTGAGCGGTATGCGGCCAAGGTGTCGCCGTATTTTCTGCACGTGGGCATTTACGCATACCGCATGCGGGTTCTCGCGGCCTACACGGCGCTGCCGCAAACGCCCCTTGAAGCGATGGAAAGTCTTGAACAGCTCCGGTTTCTGGAAAACGGCATCCCGATGCGGGTGGCGGTAACGAACCACCGTTCGCACGGGGTTGACAGCCCGGAAGACCTGGAACGCATCCTGCCGCTGATGGCGGGACAATAG